A part of Streptomyces sp. NBC_00557 genomic DNA contains:
- the uvrB gene encoding excinuclease ABC subunit UvrB produces the protein MRPVSHIERTVAPFEVVSPYQPSGDQPAAIAELARRIQAGEKDVVLLGATGTGKSATTAWMIEKLQRPTLVMAPNKTLAAQLANEFRELLPNNAVEYFVSYYDYYQPEAYVPQSDTYIEKDSSINEEVERLRHSATNSLLTRRDVVVVASVSCIYGLGTPQEYVDRMVPLRVGDEIDRDELLRRFVDIQYTRNDMAFSRGTFRVRGDTIEIFPVYEELAVRIEMFGDEIEALSTLHPLTGEIISDDQQLYVFPASHYVAGPERMERAINDIEKELGERLAELEKQGKLLEAQRLRMRTTYDIEMLRQIGTCSGVENYSMHFDGRLPGSPPNTLLDYFPDDFLLVIDESHVTVPQIGAMYEGDASRKRTLVEHGFRLPSALDNRPLKWEEFQERIGQTVYLSATPGPYELSRSDGVVEQIIRPTGLVDPEVVVKPTEGQIDDLVHEIRKRTEKDERVLVTTLTKKMAEDLTDYFLELGIQVRYLHSDVDTLRRVELLRELRSGEFDVLVGINLLREGLDLPEVSLVAILDADKEGFLRSGTSLIQTIGRAARNVSGQVHMYADKITPAMEKAIEETNRRREKQIAYNKAKGIDPQPLRKKINDIVAQIAREEVDTEQLLGSGYRKSKDGRGAKAPVPALGDKTAKGAKAGKAATKGKAAATVPTDRPAAELAEQIEEMTERMRAAAAELQFEIAARLRDEVSEMKKELRQMREAGLA, from the coding sequence ATGCGGCCCGTATCCCACATCGAACGCACGGTGGCGCCCTTCGAGGTCGTCAGCCCCTACCAGCCCAGCGGCGACCAGCCGGCGGCCATCGCCGAGCTGGCCCGGCGCATCCAGGCAGGCGAGAAGGACGTCGTCCTGCTGGGCGCGACCGGCACCGGCAAGTCCGCCACCACGGCGTGGATGATCGAGAAGCTCCAGCGCCCCACGCTCGTGATGGCGCCGAACAAGACGCTGGCCGCCCAGCTGGCCAACGAGTTCCGCGAGCTGCTGCCGAACAACGCGGTCGAGTACTTCGTCTCGTACTACGACTACTACCAGCCCGAGGCCTACGTCCCCCAGTCGGACACGTACATCGAGAAGGACTCCTCGATCAACGAGGAGGTCGAGCGGCTGCGCCACTCGGCCACGAACTCGCTGCTCACCCGCCGTGACGTCGTCGTGGTGGCCTCGGTGTCCTGCATCTACGGCCTCGGTACGCCGCAGGAGTACGTGGACCGGATGGTCCCCCTCAGGGTCGGCGACGAGATCGACCGGGACGAGCTGCTGCGCCGCTTCGTGGACATCCAGTACACCCGCAACGACATGGCCTTCTCCCGCGGCACCTTCCGGGTCCGCGGCGACACCATCGAGATCTTCCCGGTCTACGAGGAGCTGGCCGTCCGCATCGAGATGTTCGGCGACGAGATCGAGGCGCTGTCCACGCTGCACCCGCTCACCGGCGAGATCATCAGCGACGACCAGCAGCTGTACGTCTTCCCCGCCTCCCACTACGTCGCCGGCCCCGAGCGCATGGAGCGGGCCATCAACGACATCGAGAAGGAGCTGGGGGAGCGCCTGGCCGAGCTGGAGAAGCAGGGCAAGCTCCTGGAGGCCCAGCGGCTGCGGATGCGCACCACGTACGACATCGAGATGCTCCGCCAGATCGGCACCTGCTCCGGCGTGGAGAACTACTCGATGCACTTCGACGGCCGGCTGCCCGGTTCCCCGCCCAACACCCTCCTGGACTACTTCCCCGACGACTTCCTGCTCGTCATCGACGAGTCGCACGTCACCGTCCCGCAGATCGGCGCCATGTACGAGGGCGACGCCTCCCGCAAGCGCACCCTCGTGGAACACGGCTTCCGTCTGCCCTCCGCGCTGGACAACCGCCCCCTGAAGTGGGAGGAGTTCCAGGAGCGCATCGGCCAGACCGTCTATCTGTCGGCCACCCCGGGCCCGTACGAGCTGTCGCGCTCCGACGGCGTCGTCGAGCAGATCATCCGCCCGACCGGCCTGGTCGACCCGGAGGTCGTGGTCAAGCCCACCGAGGGCCAGATCGACGACCTGGTGCACGAGATCCGCAAGCGCACCGAGAAGGACGAGCGCGTCCTCGTCACCACCCTCACCAAGAAGATGGCCGAGGACCTGACCGACTACTTCCTGGAGCTCGGCATCCAGGTGCGCTATCTGCACAGCGACGTCGACACCCTGCGCCGCGTGGAGCTGCTGCGCGAGCTGCGCTCCGGCGAGTTCGACGTCCTGGTCGGCATCAACCTGCTCCGGGAGGGCCTCGACCTGCCCGAGGTGTCCCTGGTGGCGATCCTGGACGCCGACAAGGAGGGCTTCCTGCGCTCGGGGACCTCGCTGATCCAGACCATCGGCCGCGCGGCGCGCAACGTCTCCGGCCAGGTCCACATGTACGCCGACAAGATCACCCCGGCGATGGAGAAGGCCATCGAGGAGACCAACCGCCGCCGGGAGAAGCAGATCGCCTACAACAAGGCCAAGGGCATCGACCCGCAGCCGCTGCGCAAGAAGATCAACGACATCGTCGCGCAGATCGCCCGCGAGGAGGTCGACACCGAGCAGCTCCTCGGCTCCGGCTACCGCAAGTCCAAGGACGGCAGGGGCGCCAAGGCGCCCGTCCCGGCGCTGGGCGACAAGACGGCCAAGGGAGCGAAGGCCGGCAAGGCCGCCACCAAGGGCAAGGCGGCGGCCACGGTCCCCACGGACCGTCCTGCGGCCGAACTCGCCGAGCAGATCGAGGAGATGACCGAGCGCATGCGCGCCGCCGCCGCGGAGCTGCAGTTCGAGATCGCGGCCCGGCTGCGTGACGAGGTCTCGGAGATGAAGAAGGAGCTGCGCCAGATGCGGGAAGCCGGCCTCGCCTGA
- a CDS encoding TerD family protein, with product MSVNLSKGQAISLEKKDGATLTAVRMGLGWQAAKRRGLFGSRTREIDLDASAVLFAGSQPVDVVFFRHLVSDDGSVRHTGDNLVGGVGQGGDDEAILVDLQRVPVHVDQIVFTVNSFTGQTFQEVQNAFCRLVDETNGQELARYTLDGGGDYTAQIMAKVHRAASGWTMTALGTPANGRTFQDLMPAIQQHL from the coding sequence GTGTCCGTCAACTTGAGCAAGGGTCAGGCCATCAGCCTGGAGAAGAAGGACGGGGCCACCCTGACCGCGGTCCGCATGGGGCTCGGCTGGCAGGCGGCGAAGCGGCGGGGCCTGTTCGGCTCCCGCACGCGGGAGATCGACCTGGACGCCTCGGCCGTCCTGTTCGCCGGCAGCCAGCCGGTCGATGTCGTCTTCTTCCGCCACCTGGTGAGCGACGACGGCTCCGTCCGCCACACCGGCGACAACCTCGTCGGCGGCGTCGGCCAGGGCGGTGACGACGAGGCGATCCTGGTGGACCTGCAGCGCGTCCCGGTCCACGTCGACCAGATCGTCTTCACCGTGAACTCCTTCACGGGCCAGACCTTCCAGGAGGTGCAGAACGCGTTCTGCCGCCTCGTGGACGAGACCAACGGCCAGGAACTGGCCCGCTACACGCTGGACGGAGGCGGCGACTACACCGCCCAGATCATGGCCAAGGTGCACCGCGCGGCCTCCGGTTGGACGATGACCGCCCTCGGCACCCCGGCGAACGGCCGTACGTTCCAGGACCTGATGCCGGCGATCCAGCAGCACCTGTAG
- a CDS encoding TerD family protein, protein MTAELVRGQNHPLSQGRLTIRISAATPVLAGATLSDENGTVHGPPWVAHPGAPALPGVETPRHAAGEHRLAVDLGALPEAVHRVHVFLALPTGAGAPLRFGAVAAPHTTVETPDGAELACYTLTGLDSETAVFALELYRRQGAWKVRAVGQGYAAGLTALLADQGLYGAADLAAAAHEAADPGGSGASPAPSAVPPPRETSPHETAARTARVTPAPRPDDTRAPRPQETPAAGPPPSHTPQQPDSAPSHEARNPYDAPASAAPRDPGARVDYTHPGRRPHGAPPAEPQAAGDTPAQPVAGDAVGWSMEERLYNQVWGMFEDLARTTAAYRSAVDFADSRLEKELDQALTDPRDRLGAAGDAAREAAHARRTELVDQARAVLDRDLAQLTAESEVVEPALPPAYARWDNPVWHGYRVPAEPPMALRLGDLRLPESGQLSIPLLVRLPLERGLWVDSGRTAECDGFPDSAQLRHLALEAAVALAARLLAVHPAGDFAVQVIDPAGSGAAAFAPLTRTGVLTAPPASGASGVTRTLERLTRRVDLVQMAVRGGAPESLPADVGTARQLLIVNDFPHAFDDRAVTRLRYLADEGPDVGVHLLLVADREDAAGYGPLLDPLWRSLMRLTPLPDDHFADPWVGHAWTYEPALVPPGSQVVDRVLTEVARAMTKHR, encoded by the coding sequence ATGACGGCCGAGCTGGTGCGGGGGCAGAACCACCCGCTGTCCCAGGGCCGGCTGACGATCCGGATCTCGGCCGCGACGCCGGTCCTGGCCGGAGCCACGCTCAGCGACGAGAACGGCACGGTGCACGGCCCCCCGTGGGTCGCCCACCCCGGCGCCCCCGCTCTGCCCGGCGTCGAGACGCCCCGGCATGCCGCCGGCGAACACCGGCTGGCCGTCGACCTGGGCGCCCTGCCCGAGGCCGTGCACCGCGTCCACGTCTTCCTCGCCCTGCCCACCGGGGCCGGGGCACCGCTCCGGTTCGGCGCCGTAGCCGCCCCGCACACCACGGTCGAGACCCCGGACGGCGCCGAACTCGCCTGCTACACCCTCACCGGCCTCGACAGCGAGACGGCCGTGTTCGCCCTGGAGCTGTACCGCAGACAGGGCGCCTGGAAGGTGCGCGCGGTGGGCCAGGGCTATGCGGCCGGGCTCACGGCACTCCTCGCCGACCAGGGCCTGTACGGGGCAGCCGACCTCGCGGCCGCAGCCCACGAGGCGGCGGACCCCGGCGGGTCCGGCGCGTCACCGGCACCGTCCGCCGTCCCTCCGCCGCGGGAAACGTCACCGCACGAGACGGCAGCCCGCACCGCGCGCGTCACCCCGGCCCCAAGGCCGGACGACACCCGGGCGCCCCGGCCGCAGGAGACACCCGCGGCCGGCCCGCCACCCTCGCACACCCCGCAGCAGCCGGACTCGGCACCGTCGCACGAGGCACGGAACCCGTACGACGCACCGGCATCCGCCGCCCCGCGTGATCCGGGCGCCCGTGTCGACTACACCCACCCCGGCCGCCGCCCGCACGGCGCACCGCCCGCCGAGCCTCAGGCCGCCGGCGACACGCCCGCGCAGCCCGTCGCGGGGGACGCCGTGGGCTGGTCGATGGAGGAGCGGCTCTACAACCAGGTGTGGGGCATGTTCGAGGACCTGGCCCGCACGACCGCCGCCTACCGCAGCGCGGTCGACTTCGCCGACTCGCGCCTGGAGAAGGAACTCGACCAGGCCCTGACCGACCCCCGCGACCGGCTCGGAGCCGCGGGCGACGCCGCGCGGGAGGCAGCCCATGCCCGCCGGACGGAGCTGGTGGACCAGGCACGGGCCGTCCTCGACCGCGACCTCGCCCAGCTCACCGCCGAGTCCGAGGTGGTCGAGCCCGCTCTTCCGCCCGCCTACGCCCGCTGGGACAACCCCGTCTGGCACGGCTACCGCGTGCCCGCCGAGCCGCCGATGGCGCTGCGCCTGGGCGACCTCCGTCTGCCCGAGAGCGGGCAGCTGAGCATCCCGCTGCTGGTCAGACTGCCGCTGGAACGCGGCCTGTGGGTCGACAGCGGCCGGACGGCGGAATGCGACGGCTTCCCCGACTCCGCCCAGCTGCGGCACCTGGCGCTGGAGGCGGCGGTGGCGCTCGCGGCGCGGCTGCTGGCCGTGCATCCGGCGGGGGACTTCGCCGTACAGGTCATCGACCCGGCAGGCTCAGGTGCTGCGGCGTTCGCCCCGCTGACCCGGACCGGCGTGCTGACCGCGCCTCCCGCGAGTGGCGCGTCCGGGGTGACGCGGACGCTGGAGCGGCTCACCCGGCGGGTCGACCTGGTGCAGATGGCCGTGCGCGGCGGTGCGCCCGAGTCGTTGCCGGCCGATGTCGGCACCGCACGTCAGCTGCTGATCGTCAACGACTTCCCGCACGCTTTCGACGACCGGGCGGTGACCCGGCTGCGGTATCTCGCGGACGAGGGACCGGACGTCGGCGTCCACCTCCTCCTGGTGGCCGACCGCGAGGACGCCGCCGGCTACGGCCCCCTGCTCGACCCGCTGTGGCGTTCGCTGATGCGGCTCACCCCCTTGCCCGACGACCACTTCGCCGACCCCTGGGTGGGGCACGCCTGGACCTATGAACCCGCGCTGGTGCCGCCCGGCAGCCAGGTCGTGGACCGGGTTCTCACCGAGGTGGCAAGAGCCATGACCAAGCACAGGTAA
- a CDS encoding TerC family protein codes for MDISLTVWVLTIGGLAALIAVDFLIGRKPHEVSIKEAGIWTVVWITLAGVFGLGLLVFGGGRPAGEFFAGFITEKSLSVDNLFVFVLIMAKFAVPARYQQRVLLVGVLIALMLRAVFIAAGAAILAGFSWVFFLFGVFLIWTAWKLIQEARAGKEDEEYEENRLLKAAERRFGVTDRYHGTKLWIRQNGKRVMTPMLVVMLAIGTTDVLFALDSIPAIFGLTQDPYIVFTANAFALMGLRQLYFLIGGLLEKLVHLSYGLSVILGFIGVKLVLHALHESGVHVPQISIPVSLGVICAVLVVTTVTSLTAGRRQAAVEAARSEDETTAKDSVDA; via the coding sequence GTGGATATCTCGCTGACCGTGTGGGTCCTGACCATCGGGGGCCTCGCCGCCCTGATCGCGGTCGATTTCCTCATCGGGCGCAAGCCTCATGAGGTGTCGATCAAGGAAGCCGGGATCTGGACCGTCGTCTGGATCACGCTGGCCGGAGTCTTCGGCCTCGGTCTCCTCGTCTTCGGCGGCGGGCGGCCCGCCGGTGAGTTCTTCGCCGGATTCATCACCGAGAAGTCGCTGAGCGTCGACAACCTCTTCGTCTTCGTCCTGATCATGGCGAAGTTCGCCGTGCCTGCCCGGTACCAGCAGCGCGTCCTGCTCGTCGGCGTGCTCATAGCCCTGATGCTGAGGGCCGTCTTCATCGCCGCGGGGGCCGCGATCCTCGCCGGCTTCTCGTGGGTGTTCTTCCTCTTCGGCGTGTTCCTGATCTGGACCGCCTGGAAGCTCATCCAGGAGGCCCGCGCCGGCAAGGAGGACGAGGAGTACGAGGAGAACAGGCTGCTGAAGGCCGCGGAGCGCAGGTTCGGCGTGACCGACCGGTACCACGGCACCAAGTTGTGGATCCGGCAGAACGGCAAGCGGGTCATGACCCCGATGCTGGTCGTGATGCTCGCCATCGGCACCACGGACGTCCTGTTCGCCCTGGACTCCATCCCCGCGATCTTCGGCCTGACCCAGGACCCGTACATCGTCTTCACCGCCAACGCCTTCGCCCTGATGGGCCTGCGGCAGCTGTACTTCCTCATCGGCGGCCTGCTCGAGAAGCTGGTTCACCTCTCGTACGGCCTCTCGGTCATCCTCGGCTTCATCGGCGTCAAACTGGTGCTCCACGCGCTGCACGAGTCCGGCGTCCATGTCCCGCAGATCAGCATCCCGGTCTCGCTCGGCGTGATCTGCGCGGTCCTGGTCGTCACGACCGTCACCAGCCTGACAGCCGGCAGGAGGCAGGCGGCCGTCGAGGCGGCACGCAGCGAAGACGAAACCACCGCCAAGGACAGCGTCGACGCCTGA
- a CDS encoding calcium:proton antiporter, which produces MITRLRSLTPPWTSLVPVLAVVLLALTWGRALPGAMIALVILVLAGSVLAAVHHAEVVAHRVGEPFGSLVLAIAVTVIEVALIVTLMADGGAKSSTLARDTVFAAVMITCNGVVGLCLLVASLRHRIAVFNAEGTGAALATVATLATLSLVLPTFTTSKPGPEFSSLQLTFAALSSLILYGLFVATQTVRHRDYFLPITRQGEVITAEEHATPPSARTARISLGLLALALIGVVGLAKGVSPAIESGVAAAGLHQAVVGVIIALLVLLPETIAALRSARRDRVQTSLNLALGSAMASIGLTIPSVALASVWLSGPLVLGLSPTHMLLLALTVVVSSLTVVPGRATPLQGGVHLVVFAAYLELAINP; this is translated from the coding sequence ATGATCACCCGGCTCCGGTCGCTCACCCCGCCATGGACGAGCCTCGTGCCCGTCCTCGCGGTCGTCCTCCTGGCGCTCACCTGGGGCCGTGCCCTGCCGGGTGCGATGATCGCCCTGGTGATCCTCGTACTGGCCGGCTCCGTACTGGCAGCCGTCCACCACGCCGAGGTCGTCGCCCACCGCGTCGGTGAGCCGTTCGGCTCCCTGGTGCTCGCCATCGCCGTCACGGTCATCGAGGTGGCGCTGATCGTCACCCTGATGGCCGACGGCGGCGCCAAGAGTTCCACGCTGGCCAGGGACACCGTCTTCGCCGCCGTCATGATCACCTGCAACGGCGTCGTCGGGCTCTGTCTGCTCGTCGCCTCGCTGCGGCACCGCATCGCGGTCTTCAACGCGGAGGGCACCGGCGCCGCCCTGGCCACCGTGGCGACACTCGCCACCCTCAGCCTGGTGCTGCCGACCTTCACCACCAGCAAGCCCGGGCCCGAGTTCTCCTCCCTGCAGCTGACCTTCGCCGCGCTGTCCTCATTGATCCTCTATGGACTGTTCGTGGCCACGCAGACCGTGCGCCACCGCGACTACTTCCTGCCGATCACCCGGCAGGGCGAGGTCATCACCGCCGAAGAGCACGCCACACCGCCGTCCGCGCGCACCGCCCGGATCAGCCTCGGACTGCTCGCCCTGGCCCTGATCGGCGTGGTCGGGCTGGCCAAGGGCGTGTCGCCCGCCATCGAGTCGGGCGTGGCGGCGGCCGGCCTGCACCAAGCCGTCGTCGGTGTGATCATCGCGCTGCTCGTGCTGCTGCCGGAGACGATCGCCGCGTTGCGCTCGGCGCGCCGGGACCGGGTGCAGACCAGCCTCAACCTCGCGCTCGGCTCTGCCATGGCCAGCATCGGCCTGACCATTCCGTCCGTCGCCCTCGCCTCCGTCTGGCTGTCCGGACCGCTCGTGCTCGGCCTCAGCCCGACACACATGCTGCTGCTCGCGCTGACCGTGGTGGTCAGTTCCCTGACGGTGGTGCCGGGACGGGCGACGCCGCTGCAAGGCGGAGTCCATCTGGTGGTGTTCGCGGCGTATCTGGAACTGGCGATCAACCCCTAG
- a CDS encoding MFS transporter yields MPRLAAASLAGTAIEFYDFFVYGTAAALVLGPLFFPAFSPSAGTLAAFGTFGAGFVARPLGSVLFGHLGDRRGRRPVLVASLLLTGASTVAVGCLPAYGTIGVAAPLLLLVLRFLQGLGLGGEWGGAVLLTVEHAPAARRALWSSFPQVGPAFGFLLANGMMLALSAALSDAEFARWGWRVPFWAAGALALAGLWLRSSLAESPRFLEIDDHARVPLVEVVRHHGRLVLLTAGALAVGYAVFYTVTTWSLAYATERLGVSRTVMLTCVMAAVAVKGALTPLVAVLGDRYGRRPLCLMGCAACVLWMLPMVSLLATGRPLLMFLGILGALLAFVTMFAVVAAYLPELYETRVRCTGAAVGYNLGGVLGGALTPIVATALAGQSGRVPWAVGAYLTGIALVSLVCFALLPETRPVPVAAVEPATG; encoded by the coding sequence ATGCCGAGACTGGCCGCCGCCTCCCTGGCGGGCACCGCGATCGAGTTCTACGACTTCTTCGTCTACGGCACGGCCGCTGCCCTGGTCCTGGGGCCACTGTTCTTCCCGGCGTTCTCACCGTCGGCGGGGACGCTGGCGGCGTTCGGGACGTTCGGAGCGGGGTTCGTGGCCCGGCCTCTGGGCTCGGTGCTGTTCGGGCATCTCGGCGACCGGCGCGGACGGCGGCCGGTGCTGGTCGCCTCGCTGCTCCTCACGGGTGCCTCCACGGTCGCGGTGGGCTGCCTGCCGGCGTACGGCACGATCGGCGTCGCGGCGCCCCTGCTGCTGCTCGTCCTGCGCTTCCTGCAGGGGCTCGGGCTCGGCGGGGAGTGGGGCGGTGCGGTGCTGCTGACCGTCGAGCACGCGCCTGCCGCGCGCCGCGCGCTGTGGTCGAGCTTCCCTCAGGTGGGGCCGGCGTTCGGTTTCCTGCTGGCCAACGGCATGATGCTCGCCCTGTCGGCGGCGCTGTCCGACGCGGAGTTCGCGCGGTGGGGATGGCGGGTGCCGTTCTGGGCGGCCGGCGCGCTGGCGCTCGCCGGACTGTGGCTGCGCTCGTCGCTCGCCGAGAGCCCGCGGTTCCTGGAGATCGACGACCACGCGCGCGTGCCGCTGGTGGAGGTCGTACGGCACCACGGGCGGCTCGTCCTGCTGACGGCCGGCGCGCTGGCCGTCGGATACGCGGTCTTCTACACGGTGACGACCTGGTCGCTGGCGTACGCGACGGAGCGGCTCGGGGTGAGCCGCACCGTGATGCTGACCTGTGTCATGGCGGCGGTGGCCGTGAAGGGCGCCCTCACGCCTCTGGTGGCGGTGCTCGGCGACCGTTACGGACGCCGGCCGTTGTGTCTCATGGGGTGCGCGGCCTGCGTCCTGTGGATGCTGCCGATGGTGTCGCTGCTCGCCACCGGCCGGCCGCTGCTGATGTTCCTCGGCATCCTCGGCGCGCTGCTCGCCTTCGTCACCATGTTCGCGGTCGTCGCCGCCTACCTGCCGGAACTGTACGAGACACGGGTGCGCTGCACGGGCGCCGCGGTGGGCTACAACCTCGGCGGGGTCCTCGGCGGCGCGCTCACCCCGATCGTGGCCACGGCGCTCGCCGGGCAGAGCGGGCGGGTGCCCTGGGCCGTGGGCGCGTATCTGACGGGCATCGCGCTGGTCAGCCTGGTGTGCTTCGCGCTGCTCCCGGAGACGCGGCCGGTGCCCGTCGCGGCGGTGGAGCCGGCGACGGGCTGA
- the aroQ gene encoding type II 3-dehydroquinate dehydratase has translation MPRTLANAPIMILNGPNLNLLGQRQPEIYGKDTLADVEALCAKAAAAHGGTVDFRQSNHEGELVDWIHEARLNHCGIVINPGAYSHTSVAILDALNTCDGMPVLEVHISNIHQRESFRHHSYVSLRADGVIAGCGVQGYVFGVERVAALAGGARTEA, from the coding sequence GTGCCCCGCACCCTGGCCAACGCCCCGATCATGATCCTGAACGGGCCCAACCTGAACCTGCTCGGCCAGCGTCAGCCCGAGATCTACGGCAAGGACACGCTGGCCGACGTGGAGGCGCTGTGCGCCAAGGCGGCGGCAGCGCACGGCGGCACGGTGGACTTCCGGCAGTCCAACCACGAGGGCGAGCTGGTCGACTGGATCCACGAGGCGCGCCTGAACCACTGCGGGATCGTCATCAACCCCGGCGCCTACTCCCACACGTCGGTCGCGATTCTGGACGCGCTCAACACCTGCGACGGCATGCCCGTGCTGGAGGTGCACATCTCCAACATCCACCAGCGCGAATCGTTCCGGCACCACTCCTACGTCTCGCTGCGCGCCGACGGCGTGATCGCCGGATGCGGCGTGCAGGGCTATGTGTTCGGCGTGGAGCGCGTGGCCGCCCTGGCGGGCGGGGCGCGGACCGAGGCGTAG
- a CDS encoding amino acid ABC transporter ATP-binding protein, translated as MESVRKTFGASLVLRDVDLEVAPHTVTALIGASGSGKSTLLRCANLLEEIDDGAIWLDGEEITDPRADPDAVRRRIGVVFQAYNLFPHMTVLDNITLAPRRVHGVTREEAEERARELLERLGLGGKAEAYPDRLSGGQQQRVAIVRALAVRPRLLLLDEITAALDPELVGEVLEVIRGLKDEGMTMVLATHEMGFARDVADQVCFLDGGVVLERGTAEQVFGDPQQERTRRFLRRIVEAGRL; from the coding sequence ATGGAGTCCGTCCGCAAGACCTTCGGCGCCTCGCTCGTGCTGCGGGACGTCGATCTGGAGGTCGCCCCGCACACGGTCACCGCGCTGATCGGCGCCTCCGGATCGGGCAAGTCCACGCTGCTGCGGTGCGCCAACCTGCTGGAGGAGATCGACGACGGCGCGATCTGGCTGGACGGCGAGGAGATCACCGATCCCCGTGCCGACCCGGACGCGGTGCGGCGCCGGATCGGCGTGGTGTTCCAGGCGTACAACCTCTTCCCGCACATGACGGTGCTGGACAACATCACGCTGGCGCCGCGCCGGGTGCACGGCGTCACCCGCGAGGAGGCCGAGGAACGCGCCAGGGAGCTGCTGGAGCGCCTCGGACTCGGCGGCAAGGCGGAGGCCTACCCGGACCGGCTCAGCGGCGGTCAGCAGCAGCGGGTGGCAATCGTCCGGGCGCTTGCCGTGCGGCCCCGGCTGTTGCTGCTGGACGAGATCACGGCCGCGCTCGATCCCGAACTCGTGGGCGAGGTGCTGGAGGTGATCCGGGGCCTGAAGGACGAGGGCATGACCATGGTGCTGGCGACGCACGAGATGGGCTTCGCGCGGGACGTCGCCGACCAGGTGTGCTTTCTGGACGGTGGCGTCGTCCTGGAGCGCGGCACCGCGGAGCAGGTCTTCGGCGACCCGCAGCAGGAGCGCACACGGCGCTTCCTGCGGCGGATCGTGGAGGCGGGTCGGCTCTAG
- a CDS encoding amino acid ABC transporter permease — translation MTVVEEESGKDFGKDDLGDGYVPSERRLARERHKRARARRATAIAALSTLVTGAVLSLVVVSAPGWPRTRETFFDGHYAREAFPKVLEGLWLNVRLLLVCGVLVLVLGMLIAVARTLPGPVFFPLRVLAAAYTDFFRGLPLIINLMIVVFGVPALRLQGVTVDPVLLGGTALTLTYSAYVAEVFRAGIESVHPSQRAAARSLGLTSRQALRYVVLPQAVRRQVPPLLNDLVSLQKDTGLVSIGGAVDAVRAADIITQRSLNYTPYIVAGLVFVALTVPMTRFTDWVTARTDRRRAQGGAL, via the coding sequence GTGACCGTCGTCGAGGAGGAGTCCGGGAAGGACTTCGGCAAGGACGACCTGGGCGACGGATACGTCCCGTCCGAACGGCGACTGGCACGCGAGCGGCACAAACGCGCGCGTGCCCGCCGTGCCACGGCGATCGCCGCCCTGTCCACCCTGGTCACCGGCGCCGTGCTGAGTCTGGTCGTCGTCAGCGCTCCCGGCTGGCCGCGCACCAGGGAGACCTTCTTCGACGGCCACTACGCGCGCGAGGCCTTCCCCAAAGTTCTCGAAGGGCTGTGGCTCAACGTCCGGTTGCTGCTGGTCTGCGGCGTGCTGGTGCTCGTCCTCGGCATGCTGATCGCCGTCGCGCGCACCCTGCCCGGGCCCGTGTTCTTCCCCCTGCGCGTGCTGGCGGCCGCGTACACGGACTTCTTCCGCGGTCTGCCGCTGATCATCAATCTCATGATCGTGGTCTTCGGCGTGCCCGCCCTGCGTCTGCAGGGCGTGACCGTCGATCCCGTGCTGCTGGGCGGTACGGCACTGACGCTGACCTACTCCGCGTACGTCGCCGAGGTGTTCCGCGCCGGCATCGAGTCCGTGCACCCCTCGCAGCGCGCCGCGGCCCGCTCGCTGGGCCTGACCAGCCGCCAGGCGCTGCGGTACGTGGTGCTCCCCCAGGCCGTACGCCGCCAGGTGCCGCCGCTGCTCAACGACCTCGTGTCGCTGCAGAAGGACACCGGGCTCGTGTCGATCGGCGGCGCGGTCGACGCCGTACGGGCGGCCGACATCATCACCCAGCGCAGCCTGAACTACACCCCGTACATCGTCGCGGGCCTGGTCTTCGTGGCGCTGACCGTTCCGATGACCCGCTTCACGGACTGGGTGACGGCCCGGACGGACCGGCGGCGGGCCCAGGGAGGAGCACTGTGA